One segment of Sander vitreus isolate 19-12246 chromosome 20, sanVit1, whole genome shotgun sequence DNA contains the following:
- the cldn11a gene encoding claudin-11a, whose amino-acid sequence MANSCLQLSGFLISCLGWLGIVIATATNDWVLMCKYGLNTCKKMDELGAKGPWADCVISTGLYHCVSLTQILDLPAYIQTTRALMITGSILGLPAVGMILMSMPCINLGNEPQGSKNKRTILGGVLILLVATCGMVSTVWFPIGAHAEHGLMSFGFSLYTGWVGTIFSLLGGCILTCCSSESSSSSRSYQDNNRFYYSKQGGSNPPAAPSTNHAKSAHV is encoded by the exons ATGGCGAACTCGTGTCTTCAACTGAGCGGCTTTCTCATCAGCTGCCTTGGCTGGCTGGGCATCGTGATCGCGACAGCCACCAACGACTGGGTGCTTATGTGTAAATACGGTTTGAACACATGCAAGAAGATGGATGAGCTGGGAGCCAAGGGACCCTGGGCGGACTGTGTCATCTCCACAGGACTCTACCACTGCGTCTCCCTAACGCAGATCCTGGACCTGCCAG CCTATATCCAGACGACTCGTGCCCTGATGATCACAGGTTCGATCCTGGGTCTCCCAGCAGTGGGAATGATCCTTATGTCCATGCCCTGCATCAACCTTGGCAATGAACCCCAGGGCTCCAAGAACAAACGCACCATCTTGGGAGGAGTGCTTATACTCCTAGTCG CCACATGTGGCATGGTGTCTACAGTCTGGTTTCCCATCGGCGCTCACGCGGAGCATGGCCTCATGTCATTCGGCTTCTCCCTCTACACTGGATGGGTGGGGACTATCTTCTCCCTGCTAGGCGGGTGCATTCTTACCTGCTGCTCCTCAgagtcctcctcctcatctcgcTCCTACCAGGACAACAATCGTTTCTACTATTCCAAACAGGGTGGTAGCAACCCGCCAGCAGCCCCTTCCACCAATCATGCTAAGAGCGCCCACGTCTGA